The following are encoded in a window of Chionomys nivalis chromosome X, mChiNiv1.1, whole genome shotgun sequence genomic DNA:
- the Slitrk2 gene encoding SLIT and NTRK-like protein 2 encodes MLSGIWFLSVLTVAGILQTESRKTAKDICKIRCLCEEKENVLNINCENKGFTTVSLLQPPQYRIYQLFLNGNLLTRLYPNEFVNYSNAVTLHLGNNGLQEIRPGAFSGLKTLKRLHLNNNKLEVLREDTFLGLESLEYLQADYNYISTIEAGAFSKLNKLKVLILNDNLLLSLPSNVFRFVLLTHLDLRGNRLKVMPFAGVLEHIGGIMEIQLEENPWNCTCDLLPLKAWLDTISVFVGEIVCETPFRLHGKDVTQLTRQDLCPRKSASGDSSQRSGHSDTQVQRLSPTMNPALSPTRAPKASRPPKMRNRPTPRVTVSKDRQSFGPIMVYQTKSPVALTCPSSCVCTSQSSDNGLNVNCQERKFTNISDLQPKPTSPKKLYLTGNYLQTVYKNDLLEYSSLDLLHLGNNRIAIIQEGAFTNLTSLRRLYLNGNYLEVLYPSMFDGLQSLQYLYLEYNVIKEIKPLTFDALINLQLLFLNNNLLRSLPDNIFGGTALTRLNLRNNHFSHLPVKGVLDQLPAFIQIDLQENPWDCTCDIMGLKDWTEHANSPVIINEVTCESPAKHAGEILKFLGREAICPDNPNLSDGTILSMNHNTDTPRSLSVSPSSYPELHTEVPLSVLILGLLVVFILSVCFGAGLFVFVLKRRKGVPTVSRNANNLDVNSFQLQYGSYNTETNDKADGHVYNYIPPPVGQMCQNPIYMQKEGDPVAYYRNLQDFSYGNLEEKKEEPATLAYTISATELLEKQGTPREPELLYQNIAERVKELPSAGLVHYNFCTLPKRQFAPSYESRRQNQDRINKTVLYGTPRKCFVGQSKPDHPLLQAKPQSEPDYLEVLEKQTAISQL; translated from the coding sequence ATGCTGAGCGGCATTTGGTTCCTCAGTGTATTAACCGTGGCCGGGATCTTACAGACCGAGAGCCGCAAAACTGCCAAAGACATTTGCAAGATCCGCTGCCTGTGTGAAGAGAAGGAAAACGTACTGAACATTAACTGTGAAAACAAAGGATTTACAACTGTCAGCTTGCTCCAACCCCCTCAGTATCGCATCTATCAGTTGTTTCTCAACGGAAACCTCTTGACCAGACTGTATCCTAACGAATTTGTCAATTACTCTAATGCAGTGACTCTTCATCTAGGTAACAATGGGTTGCAGGAGATCCGACCTGGGGCATTTAGTGGTCTGAAGACTCTCAAGAGACTGCACCTTAATAACAACAAACTGGAGGTATTGAGAGAGGACACTTTTCTAGGCCTAGAGAGCCTGGAGTACCTCCAAGCTGACTACAATTACATCAGCACCATTGAGGCAGGGGCATTCAGCAAACTGAATAAGCTCAAAGTACTCATCTTGAATGACAACCTTTTGCTGTCACTGCCTAGTAATGTGTTTCGGTTTGTCCTGCTAACTCACTTAGACCTGAGGGGAAACAGGTTGAAGGTAATGCCTTTTGCTGGTGTCCTTGAACATATTGGAGGAATCATGGAAATTCAGCTGGAAGAAAATCCATGGAATTGCACCTGTGACCTACTTCCTCTCAAGGCATGGCTGGACACCATTAGTGTTTTTGTGGGGGAGATTGTCTGTGAAACTCCTTTCAGGTTACATGGGAAAGATGTGACCCAACTGACCAGACAAGACCTCTGTCCCAGAAAAAGTGCAAGCGGTGATTCTAGTCAGAGGAGCGGTCATTCAGACACCCAGGTCCAAAGGCTGTCCCCTACAATGAATCCTGCTCTCAGCCCAACTAGGGCCCCAAAAGCAAGCCGGCCACCCAAAATGAGAAATCGTCCAACTCCACGAGTGACTGTGTCAAAAGACCGGCAGAGTTTTGGTCCTATCATGGTGTACCAGACCAAGTCCCCTGTGGCCCTCACCTGTCCCAGCAGCTGTGTCTGTACATCTCAGAGCTCAGACAATGGTCTAAATGTTAACTGCCAAGAAAGGAAGTTCACTAACATCTCTGACCTGCAGCCCAAACCTACTAGTCCAAAGAAACTCTACCTAACCGGGAACTATCTCCAAACAGTATATAAGAATGACCTCTTAGAGTACAGTTCACTGGATTTGTTGCATTTAGGAAACAACAGAATTGCAATCATTCAGGAAGGTGCCTTTACAAACCTGACCAGTTTACGTAGACTTTATCTAAATGGCAATTACCTTGAAGTGCTGTATCCTTCTATGTTTGATGGACTGCAGAGCTTGCAGTATCTCTATTTAGAGTATAATGTCATTAAGGAGATTAAGCCGCTGACCTTTGATGCTTTGATTAACCTTCAGCTCCTATTTCTGAATAACAATCTGCTTCGATCCTTACCTGATAACATCTTTGGGGGCACAGCCCTCACCAGACTGAATCTGAGAAACAATCACTTTTCACACCTGCCTGTTAAAGGGGTTCTGGACCAGCTCCCTGCTTTTATCCAGATAGATCTGCAAGAGAACCCATGGGACTGTACCTGTGACATCATGGGGCTAAAGGACTGGACCGAACATGCCAATTCTCCTGTCATCATCAATGAGGTGACTTGTGAATCTCCCGCTAAGCATGCAGGGGAGATACTGAAATTCCTGGGAAGGGAGGCTATTTGTCCAGATAATCCTAACTTGTCAGATGGGACCATTTTATCAATGAAtcacaacacagacacacctaGATCACTTAGTGTGTCTCCTAGTTCTTACCCTGAACTACACACTGAAGTTCCACTTTCTGTCTTAATTTTAGGATTGCTTGTTGTTTTtatcctgtctgtctgttttgggGCGGGCTTGTTCGTCTTTGTTCTAAAACGCCGAAAGGGAGTGCCAACTGTTTCCAGGAATGCCAACAACTTAGATGTAAATTCCTTCCAGTTACAATATGGGTCTTACAACACCGAAACAAATGATAAAGCTGATGGTCATGTCTATAACTACATCCCCCCACCTGTGGGTCAGATGTGCCAAAACCCCATCTACATGCAAAAGGAAGGAGACCCAGTAGCCTATTACAGAAACCTGCAGGACTTCAGCTATGGCAAtctggaggagaaaaaagaagagccaGCCACACTTGCTTACACGATAAGTGCCACTGAGTTGCTAGAAAAGCAGGGCACACCAAGAGAGCCTGAGCTGCTGTATCAGAATATAGCTGAGCGAGTTAAGGAACTCCCCAGTGCAGGCCTAGTCCACTATAACTTTTGTACCTTACCTAAAAGGCAGTTTGCCCCTTCATATGAATCTCGACGCCAAAACCAAGACAGAATCAATAAAACCGTTTTATATGGGACTCCCAGAAAATGCTTTGTGGGGCAGTCAAAGCCAGACCACCCTTTACTGCAAGCTAAGCCGCAATCAGAACCAGACTACCTCGAAGTTCTGGAAAAACAAACTGCAATCAGTCAGCTGTGA